Proteins encoded together in one Nostoc sp. PCC 7524 window:
- a CDS encoding mechanosensitive ion channel family protein codes for MNTETSALLNQMQKMVNNFIVLLPNIFLALIVFVLFIFVGRQIKRIVKHLTRHRRYARNLGMVLGRLAQGATVLVGLFVSLSIVIPTLRAGDLVQLLGISGVAIGFAFRDILQNFLAGILILLTEPFQIDDQIVFKGFEGTVENIETRATTIRTYDGRRIVIPNSELFTNSVTVNTAFEHRRLEYDVGVGYGDDLEQTKQLMLEAIHSVDVVLKEPAPDVLVMELAESTVNIRARWWVKPPFRLDALESRDKVISAIKEKLYVEHGIDLPYPTRQILFHDQTEETDGDRSRQREGWPAGKKEVPKPRSISGSLRRLAEGGNGKVDTPAAKEES; via the coding sequence ATGAATACAGAAACATCTGCACTGTTAAATCAGATGCAGAAGATGGTAAATAATTTCATTGTCTTGTTACCAAATATCTTCCTGGCGTTAATTGTTTTTGTATTATTTATATTTGTAGGTAGACAAATCAAACGCATAGTTAAACACTTGACTCGTCACCGCCGTTATGCGCGGAATCTGGGTATGGTGTTGGGAAGATTGGCACAAGGTGCTACGGTTTTAGTTGGGTTATTTGTCTCTTTATCTATTGTGATTCCCACACTCAGAGCCGGGGATTTGGTGCAGTTGTTGGGAATTAGTGGGGTAGCAATTGGTTTTGCATTTCGGGATATTCTGCAAAACTTTTTAGCGGGTATTTTAATTTTATTGACAGAACCTTTTCAAATTGATGATCAAATTGTTTTTAAAGGTTTTGAGGGGACAGTAGAAAATATTGAAACACGGGCTACCACTATTAGAACTTATGATGGTCGTCGGATTGTCATCCCCAATTCTGAGTTATTTACTAATTCCGTGACTGTAAATACTGCCTTTGAGCATCGGCGATTGGAATATGATGTTGGTGTGGGCTATGGGGATGATTTAGAGCAGACAAAGCAGTTGATGCTGGAAGCTATACATAGTGTAGATGTAGTTTTAAAAGAGCCAGCCCCGGATGTATTGGTAATGGAACTGGCGGAAAGTACGGTAAATATTCGTGCTAGGTGGTGGGTTAAACCACCTTTTAGGTTAGATGCACTAGAGTCACGAGATAAAGTCATCTCTGCAATCAAGGAAAAACTGTATGTGGAACATGGCATAGATTTACCGTATCCTACCAGACAAATTTTATTCCATGACCAAACCGAAGAAACAGACGGCGATCGCTCCCGTCAACGTGAAGGATGGCCTGCGGGTAAGAAAGAAGTTCCCAAACCACGCAGTATTAGCGGTTCGCTGCGACGGTTGGCTGAGGGGGGTAACGGTAAAGTAGACACTCCAGCAGCCAAGGAAGAGTCATGA
- the egtD gene encoding L-histidine N(alpha)-methyltransferase: MSISEAVNSKDTSLKSIEERLQIQRLVAATRIVASIAGSDIVKGLTQIPKSLPPYYFYDDRGSELFEQICELPEYYLTRTETAILQQCAGEIAKITGACELVELGSGSSTKTRILLDAYRQLGYPLRYLPIDVSAGMLESSARQLLQEYPSLEVYALAGTYELALAQLPPTQSPSRMIGFIGSSLGNLNAQECDIFFSQITNALQVGEYFLLGIDLHKPKHILEPAYDDSQGVTAAFNLNMLEHLNLRFEGNFDTTQFEHWAFYNETQRQIEMHLKSMRSQTVQLKSLNLTVNFAPGETILTEISRKFDLDIIQQQLTAQGLVPIQAWTDSHQWFGVLLCQLQR, encoded by the coding sequence ATGTCAATATCTGAAGCTGTTAACAGCAAGGATACTTCCCTCAAAAGTATTGAGGAACGTTTGCAAATACAGCGTTTGGTGGCAGCAACTCGAATAGTTGCATCTATTGCCGGGAGTGATATCGTCAAGGGATTAACTCAAATTCCTAAATCTTTACCTCCTTATTACTTTTATGATGACCGTGGTTCTGAGCTATTTGAGCAAATCTGTGAGTTACCAGAATATTACCTCACACGCACGGAAACGGCGATTTTACAGCAGTGTGCTGGTGAAATTGCCAAAATTACTGGTGCTTGTGAATTAGTGGAACTGGGCAGTGGTAGTTCTACCAAAACCCGGATTTTACTAGATGCTTATCGGCAGTTAGGCTATCCTCTGCGTTATCTACCTATAGATGTTAGTGCAGGGATGTTGGAAAGTAGCGCCAGACAGTTACTCCAAGAATATCCCTCACTGGAAGTTTACGCCCTAGCCGGAACTTATGAATTAGCTTTGGCACAACTCCCACCCACTCAGTCACCAAGTCGGATGATTGGTTTTATTGGTAGTTCTTTAGGCAATCTTAATGCCCAAGAATGTGATATTTTCTTTTCCCAAATTACCAATGCTTTACAAGTGGGTGAGTATTTCTTGTTGGGGATAGACTTACACAAGCCAAAACATATTTTAGAGCCAGCTTATGATGACAGCCAAGGAGTTACCGCAGCGTTTAACCTCAATATGCTGGAGCATTTGAATCTGCGTTTTGAGGGGAACTTTGACACGACACAATTTGAACATTGGGCGTTTTATAACGAGACTCAACGTCAGATTGAGATGCACTTAAAAAGTATGCGATCGCAAACTGTACAATTAAAATCTCTCAATCTCACTGTCAACTTTGCCCCTGGTGAAACTATTCTCACCGAAATCTCTCGCAAATTTGACCTCGACATCATCCAGCAACAACTCACTGCACAGGGTTTAGTCCCTATCCAAGCATGGACTGACTCTCATCAGTGGTTTGGTGTATTGTTGTGCCAATTGCAAAGATAA
- the egtB gene encoding ergothioneine biosynthesis protein EgtB, with product MIFKLTKSSVKKSIVDALEECRTKTLTLFTGMDAATFCHQPHPDFSPVGWHLGHIAYIESLWVLEHSAGLPCLFPQYQKLFAADGLPKSQRVYLPKLEETLDYLNTVREKVWQYLEVADIEPQERLWRFLIQHESQHCEIIRMVLELVNSQKFSVAVASSVCVVAEMMEIPAGEFELGCNSIDALDNECQAHKVYLDTYFIDRYPVTRGQYRLFMEAGGYKKSQWWSIEGWQWLQTEQVTQPLYWNVEHTNDDHPVCGVSWYEAEAYSRFVGKRLPTEAEWEKAASWDAKTQSRRTYPWGEEMPSSQYCNYDGLGLTPVNAYPTGQSAYGLYDTLGNVWEWTASWFAGYEGFQSFPYKGYSQAYFDNQHRVLKGGSWATRPWVLRPSFRNWYHPSVRQIFAGFRCAVEK from the coding sequence GTGATATTCAAGTTGACAAAATCTAGTGTAAAAAAATCTATTGTTGATGCGTTAGAGGAATGTCGCACCAAAACTTTGACATTATTTACAGGGATGGATGCAGCTACATTCTGCCATCAACCTCATCCTGATTTTAGTCCTGTAGGCTGGCATTTGGGTCATATTGCTTACATAGAATCTTTATGGGTACTAGAACACAGTGCGGGTTTACCGTGTTTATTTCCCCAATATCAGAAGTTGTTTGCAGCTGATGGTTTACCTAAATCCCAACGTGTCTATTTACCCAAGCTAGAGGAAACTCTTGATTATCTGAACACAGTTAGAGAAAAAGTTTGGCAATACTTGGAAGTTGCAGATATTGAGCCGCAAGAACGCCTTTGGCGCTTTTTGATTCAGCACGAAAGTCAACACTGTGAAATTATTCGCATGGTTTTGGAATTAGTTAATAGTCAAAAGTTCAGTGTGGCTGTTGCTTCGTCTGTTTGTGTTGTGGCTGAGATGATGGAAATTCCAGCCGGGGAATTTGAGTTAGGGTGTAACTCGATAGATGCACTGGATAATGAATGTCAAGCACATAAAGTATATTTAGATACTTACTTCATTGATCGCTATCCTGTTACCCGTGGGCAGTATCGCCTATTTATGGAGGCAGGAGGTTACAAAAAATCCCAGTGGTGGTCAATAGAAGGGTGGCAATGGCTACAAACTGAGCAGGTAACACAACCGCTTTACTGGAATGTAGAACACACTAACGATGATCATCCAGTCTGTGGTGTGAGCTGGTACGAGGCAGAAGCATACTCAAGGTTTGTGGGGAAGCGTCTACCCACAGAAGCTGAGTGGGAAAAGGCCGCTAGTTGGGATGCCAAGACTCAGAGTCGCCGCACCTATCCTTGGGGTGAAGAAATGCCATCATCTCAATATTGTAATTATGATGGTCTAGGCCTTACCCCAGTCAATGCTTACCCGACTGGGCAAAGTGCCTATGGTTTGTATGATACTTTGGGTAATGTTTGGGAATGGACAGCTTCTTGGTTTGCTGGGTATGAGGGTTTTCAAAGTTTTCCCTATAAAGGTTACTCTCAAGCTTATTTTGACAATCAGCACCGGGTTTTAAAAGGTGGTAGTTGGGCAACTCGTCCGTGGGTACTGCGCCCTAGTTTTCGCAACTGGTATCATCCGAGCGTGCGGCAGATTTTCGCGGGGTTCCGTTGTGCGGTAGAGAAGTAG
- the egtC gene encoding ergothioneine biosynthesis protein EgtC has protein sequence MCRLLAYLGSPISLEQLLYKPEHSLIVQSYQPREMTSGVVNADGFGVGWYHTQKNTAPFTYKNTLPIWNDVNLPSLSRYVESECMLAYVRSATPGQALDFANCQPFGHQQHLFIHNGFIENFRKTLHRKIRSTLAPDFYEQINGNTDSEHIFALLLSQMQINKHRPPEYALRTTLLTLQEMAKRYQVKALANIVFSNGNRLIASRFATSAPAPSLYWLRDDVNFPNSVIIASEPLFVGNWTACPENSVISVGEDCDIQVDKI, from the coding sequence ATGTGCCGTCTACTTGCCTACCTCGGTTCACCGATTTCTTTAGAACAACTTTTGTATAAACCAGAACATTCTTTAATAGTTCAAAGTTACCAACCACGGGAAATGACTTCCGGGGTAGTAAATGCAGATGGCTTTGGTGTGGGTTGGTACCACACTCAAAAAAATACTGCACCTTTTACCTATAAAAATACACTGCCTATTTGGAATGATGTGAATTTACCTAGTCTCAGTCGTTACGTTGAATCTGAGTGTATGCTTGCTTATGTTCGCAGTGCGACACCAGGACAGGCTTTAGATTTTGCTAATTGTCAACCATTTGGACATCAACAGCATCTATTCATCCACAATGGATTTATTGAAAATTTTCGTAAAACCCTACACCGAAAAATCCGCAGCACTTTAGCACCTGATTTTTACGAACAAATCAATGGTAATACGGATTCTGAACACATTTTTGCATTGTTGCTTTCGCAGATGCAAATTAACAAACATCGACCTCCAGAGTATGCTTTACGTACTACCCTCTTAACGCTTCAGGAGATGGCAAAACGCTATCAAGTTAAAGCTTTAGCAAATATAGTTTTTAGTAACGGAAATCGCCTGATAGCGTCCCGTTTTGCCACTTCTGCACCCGCACCGTCATTGTACTGGCTCAGAGATGATGTAAATTTCCCTAACTCTGTCATTATTGCTTCTGAACCATTATTCGTCGGTAATTGGACTGCTTGCCCAGAAAATAGCGTTATCAGTGTGGGAGAAGACTGTGATATTCAAGTTGACAAAATCTAG
- a CDS encoding MarR family winged helix-turn-helix transcriptional regulator has product MTLDKPTQSTTAEDCAVRVMDTIPLVMRFIRADMRAHSAASLSIPQLRSLAFLNRNPGASLSDLADHLGVTCATASATVERLVQRNLVQRIDDPQERRRVLLNLTEEGRHQLKQSQDQTRAHIADLLERLTPEQISHIEEGLALLKNVFEQTDNKPPQR; this is encoded by the coding sequence ATGACCCTCGATAAACCTACGCAAAGCACAACTGCTGAAGATTGTGCTGTCAGAGTAATGGATACAATTCCGTTAGTGATGCGGTTTATCCGAGCGGATATGCGAGCGCATAGTGCTGCTTCCTTGTCTATACCACAGTTGCGATCGCTAGCATTTCTCAACCGGAATCCCGGTGCTTCCCTATCTGATTTGGCAGATCATTTAGGTGTCACCTGTGCCACAGCATCAGCCACAGTAGAAAGGCTAGTACAACGTAACTTAGTACAACGCATTGATGATCCGCAAGAGCGGCGGCGAGTTCTCCTCAATTTAACTGAAGAGGGAAGGCATCAATTAAAGCAATCCCAAGACCAAACTCGCGCTCATATTGCCGACTTGTTGGAACGTCTGACACCAGAGCAAATTTCCCATATTGAAGAAGGGTTGGCTTTACTGAAAAATGTCTTCGAGCAAACAGACAATAAACCTCCCCAACGGTAA
- a CDS encoding acyl-CoA dehydrogenase family protein translates to MLQSNILEATKTASSPNLLVLVESLAADFASRAAVHDRDSSFPFENFEALHEAQLLSLTVPKEFGGQGAAYTTVCQVIEKIASGDAATALVLTMHYLQHSNAARTRCWYPTMYERLCWESVTGIALINAARVEPELGTPARGGLPATIAKPTDQGWLVTGHKQYTTGSPILRYFVVWARTDEEEARVGSFLVPRDFPGVKIVETWDHLGMRATGSHDLILENVLIPQEYALDIRPLNAVSAPDPLKVASGSLWLSALYQGVATAARDWLIEYLNERSPTNLGASLATLPRFQTAVGEIEALLYANHRLIYSLAADIDQDKYNSKVALQAQTVKYLATNNAIRAVEIGLELIGNPGLSKKNPLERHYRDVLCSRIHTPQNDAICLSLGKSALKINY, encoded by the coding sequence ATGTTACAATCAAATATCTTAGAAGCTACGAAAACAGCATCTTCCCCTAATTTACTGGTGCTAGTTGAGTCACTAGCTGCTGATTTTGCTAGTCGTGCTGCTGTCCATGATCGGGATAGTTCCTTTCCTTTCGAGAACTTTGAGGCACTCCATGAAGCTCAACTATTAAGTTTAACTGTTCCCAAAGAATTTGGTGGTCAAGGTGCAGCCTACACTACTGTTTGTCAAGTCATAGAAAAGATAGCCAGTGGTGATGCTGCTACGGCTTTGGTGTTGACAATGCACTATTTACAACATAGCAACGCCGCCCGGACTCGTTGTTGGTATCCCACAATGTATGAGCGGCTATGTTGGGAGTCAGTTACAGGGATTGCTTTAATCAATGCTGCCCGTGTGGAACCGGAATTAGGCACACCCGCCAGAGGTGGATTACCAGCAACGATCGCCAAACCAACAGATCAAGGTTGGCTGGTGACTGGTCATAAACAATACACCACAGGCAGTCCGATTTTACGTTATTTCGTCGTTTGGGCGCGGACAGATGAGGAAGAAGCAAGGGTAGGCAGTTTTCTCGTACCGCGTGACTTTCCTGGTGTAAAAATCGTGGAAACTTGGGATCATTTGGGGATGCGAGCCACTGGTAGCCACGACTTAATTTTAGAAAATGTCTTAATTCCCCAAGAATATGCTTTAGATATCCGCCCTCTCAACGCTGTGTCAGCACCAGATCCTTTGAAAGTTGCGAGTGGGAGTTTGTGGTTGAGTGCATTGTATCAAGGGGTAGCGACAGCCGCACGAGATTGGTTAATTGAGTATTTAAATGAGCGATCGCCTACTAATTTAGGTGCCAGTTTAGCAACTCTACCCCGGTTTCAAACAGCCGTTGGTGAAATCGAAGCATTACTTTACGCCAACCATCGACTGATTTACAGCCTAGCTGCTGACATTGACCAAGATAAATACAATAGCAAAGTTGCTTTACAAGCCCAAACAGTCAAATATTTGGCTACAAATAACGCCATTCGCGCAGTAGAAATTGGACTCGAACTCATTGGTAATCCCGGTTTATCGAAGAAAAATCCTTTAGAAAGACACTATCGAGATGTACTTTGCAGCCGCATTCATACACCGCAAAATGATGCAATTTGTTTGTCTCTAGGGAAATCAGCACTCAAAATTAACTATTAA
- a CDS encoding DUF1349 domain-containing protein, translating to MTQMQWYNEPSTWNEQAEVVYVNAEAKTDFWQKTHYNFMPDNGNFYYQEVKGNFTVEVKVIGQYQALYDQAGLMIRENEITWLKCGIEYVEGVQNVSAVVTRDYSDWSVVPLSKPQVALWLRVQRRSETVEVQYSLDGENYQMLRLAYLTHAETVQVGLMCASPQGEGFLVTFEGFKITQP from the coding sequence ATGACTCAAATGCAGTGGTACAACGAACCTTCCACCTGGAACGAGCAAGCAGAAGTTGTTTACGTTAACGCAGAGGCAAAGACAGATTTTTGGCAAAAGACTCACTATAATTTCATGCCTGATAATGGCAACTTTTACTATCAGGAAGTAAAGGGTAATTTTACAGTTGAAGTCAAAGTTATAGGACAGTATCAGGCTTTATATGATCAAGCCGGATTAATGATTCGGGAAAACGAAATTACCTGGCTCAAATGCGGGATTGAGTACGTTGAAGGGGTGCAAAACGTTAGTGCTGTAGTCACACGAGATTATTCAGATTGGTCAGTAGTTCCACTATCAAAACCACAAGTTGCTCTATGGCTGCGGGTACAGCGTCGCTCAGAAACGGTAGAAGTGCAATATTCTCTAGATGGCGAGAATTATCAAATGCTGCGACTGGCATATCTTACCCATGCAGAAACAGTACAGGTAGGACTAATGTGTGCCTCACCGCAGGGGGAAGGTTTCTTAGTGACCTTTGAAGGTTTCAAAATTACTCAACCATAG
- a CDS encoding BMP family protein codes for MRLPLIIFVGVIFILMIISCSYQNSAPRPKSINTEPGAFKVAMILPGSINDQSWNQSGYEGLKLIEKQLDAQIAYTTNVTEINAEEALRQYAEQEFDLIIIHGGQYLKSSEIVAQEFPRIKFAIVSSYGGNNKNFGALAFRSNEVGYLAGVIAALKTKTNKIAFIGGEPILITQEEAILLKRAIQKTKPNINLSINWVNSWRDPDKAKSIAKAQIADGVDVIVTDADLGNFGVLQAVSGNKSVSVITWMYAIEGVTEQYQLAADYIITHVIQKVPQLLLEGATLAQQGRWEGKQYKFGFLEGVQDLTLLNASLTAQQLELVKSIKKDIIAGKIDIFP; via the coding sequence ATGCGACTTCCACTTATCATTTTTGTGGGAGTAATTTTTATCTTAATGATCATCAGTTGCTCTTATCAAAATAGCGCCCCTAGACCTAAATCTATTAACACAGAACCAGGAGCTTTTAAAGTAGCCATGATTCTCCCTGGTTCAATTAATGATCAAAGCTGGAATCAATCAGGTTATGAAGGACTGAAGTTAATTGAAAAGCAACTTGATGCTCAAATAGCTTATACTACTAATGTAACAGAAATTAATGCCGAAGAAGCTCTCCGCCAATATGCTGAACAAGAATTTGATTTGATTATTATTCATGGCGGTCAATATTTAAAGTCATCGGAAATAGTAGCTCAAGAATTTCCGCGTATTAAATTCGCAATTGTTAGTAGTTATGGCGGTAATAATAAAAATTTTGGAGCTTTGGCATTTCGTAGTAATGAAGTTGGCTACTTAGCTGGGGTAATTGCTGCGCTCAAAACTAAAACTAATAAAATTGCTTTTATTGGCGGTGAACCTATCTTAATTACTCAAGAAGAAGCGATATTATTAAAACGTGCTATTCAAAAAACTAAACCTAATATCAATCTTTCAATTAACTGGGTAAATAGTTGGCGAGATCCAGATAAAGCTAAAAGCATTGCCAAGGCACAAATTGCCGACGGAGTAGATGTTATAGTCACCGATGCAGATTTAGGAAATTTTGGAGTGTTGCAAGCGGTATCTGGCAATAAATCAGTATCTGTGATTACCTGGATGTATGCTATTGAAGGCGTTACAGAACAGTATCAATTAGCTGCTGATTATATTATTACTCATGTTATTCAAAAAGTCCCACAGTTATTGTTAGAAGGAGCAACTTTAGCACAGCAGGGGCGTTGGGAAGGTAAGCAATATAAGTTTGGATTCCTAGAAGGAGTTCAAGATTTAACACTATTGAACGCTTCGTTAACTGCTCAACAACTAGAACTTGTCAAGTCCATCAAAAAAGATATTATCGCTGGCAAAATTGATATTTTCCCTTAA
- a CDS encoding PAS domain S-box protein — protein sequence MKKQQRPHASHPAGYGFFSITNQLRYGLVVLVVMALLLVSGTLTYLSFQAQMQQLAVAQQEISQAAAAKINVYLDDLQRKLSYLARVQGLTDLSPEIQQRFLAALTRHHNAYETVAILDNQGKVVSAVSPYGQVNLEKITQTSWILYAFKYKEDFVSPVEIDSMTKLPMVTLAVPIRNLEDKVNGVLIARINLKFLRFFIHQTHVGKTGYAYVIDHRDLLIAAKSESLEFLRDLSNQPLITELEQLKTKKSLATYRGLKGVEVVGAIAPINSLRWQVVVELPIDEAYTPIHQMLFFMGVSILIATAVSIGLGIWFQRQIVLPLQRLTTAAARISTGDLDTHIKVVQRNEMGVLATTFNQMTLQLQKLIHDLSQERNFVAAILDTVDALVIVVDQQGRIIRFNRACEQITKYSLAEVEYRFFWDVFSLPEKTELAKSEFHNLNIEQFPKTYESHLLTKDEQQRLVAWSTTALVDNAGQISYIIGTGLDITERREAEIALQQSEERFRMMVEGSEQVFFYIHDRQHILEYLSPSVQTVLGYAPEELTGRNCEYFLIDDAAIAQAIELTDHALLTGERNQPYVVVARHKDGHSLFLEIVETPIIMDGNALGMQGFARDITERRQAEMQLRAAIERERLIAAIALRILWSLNLEEILHTTVTEVRQFLQADRVFISNFNDILPDKIFAESISSEWESILDLFLTDSDYIQEIKNLYSQGNLQKIDDISQVKVSTQRAYYFAKYQVKACLAVPIMVGDEFFGTLVVHQCSRVRHWQQVEIDLLQQLATQVAIAMQQAQLFQQIQALNLSLERKVEARTAQLQQKMMELQDLYKQQDEFLHAVSHDLRTPITGTLMLLKHWQQSSVENISISHNILERMIESGERQLQLINSLLETHLSEIKGISLHSEPVKINDLVQSITEDLEALLVKNQATVQNLFSDDLPLVKADPLQLRRVFENLISNALNHNPPGLQITLQASLEGEMIRCLVQDNGVGMSEEQCSEIFERYSRGDRLRGGVVHRARSTGIGLGLYLCRQIITAHGGQIGVQSSLGKGATFWFTLPVSGNMNLSSHHQLG from the coding sequence ATGAAAAAACAGCAGCGCCCTCATGCTTCTCATCCAGCAGGATATGGATTTTTTTCTATAACTAATCAATTACGTTATGGTTTAGTTGTGCTAGTAGTTATGGCGCTGCTGCTGGTATCCGGGACATTAACCTATCTCAGCTTTCAAGCACAAATGCAACAGTTAGCAGTTGCACAGCAGGAAATTTCACAAGCTGCGGCGGCGAAAATCAATGTTTATTTAGATGACTTGCAACGCAAACTCAGTTACCTGGCAAGAGTGCAAGGTTTAACTGACTTATCACCAGAAATTCAACAAAGATTCCTTGCTGCTTTGACTCGTCATCACAATGCCTATGAAACAGTAGCAATTTTGGATAACCAAGGAAAAGTCGTTTCTGCCGTTTCTCCCTATGGACAAGTAAATCTGGAGAAGATAACGCAAACTTCTTGGATTTTATATGCTTTTAAATACAAAGAAGATTTTGTTAGCCCAGTAGAAATAGATAGTATGACTAAGTTGCCTATGGTAACTTTAGCAGTACCAATTCGTAATCTAGAAGATAAAGTTAATGGTGTATTGATAGCGCGAATCAATCTCAAGTTTCTGCGGTTCTTTATCCACCAAACTCATGTCGGTAAAACTGGTTATGCTTATGTCATTGATCACCGGGATTTACTAATTGCCGCCAAATCAGAATCTTTAGAATTTTTAAGAGATTTATCGAACCAGCCTTTAATCACAGAATTAGAGCAATTAAAAACTAAAAAATCTTTAGCTACCTATCGCGGTTTAAAAGGTGTAGAAGTAGTAGGTGCAATAGCTCCTATTAATAGCCTAAGATGGCAGGTTGTAGTAGAACTTCCCATTGATGAAGCTTATACTCCTATCCATCAAATGCTGTTCTTTATGGGTGTATCTATATTAATAGCAACAGCAGTGAGTATAGGATTAGGTATTTGGTTTCAAAGGCAAATTGTTTTACCTCTACAGCGATTAACAACCGCAGCAGCGCGAATTAGTACGGGTGATTTAGATACTCACATCAAAGTTGTACAGCGTAACGAAATGGGAGTATTAGCTACCACTTTTAATCAAATGACTTTGCAGTTACAAAAACTAATTCACGATTTAAGTCAAGAACGTAATTTTGTGGCGGCGATTCTTGATACTGTGGATGCTTTAGTTATAGTAGTTGATCAACAAGGGCGAATTATTCGCTTTAATCGTGCGTGTGAGCAAATCACTAAATATTCATTGGCAGAAGTAGAATATAGATTTTTTTGGGATGTTTTTTCTCTACCAGAAAAAACAGAGTTAGCTAAATCCGAATTTCATAACCTGAATATAGAGCAATTTCCCAAAACCTATGAAAGTCATTTGTTAACTAAGGATGAACAACAAAGATTAGTTGCTTGGTCAACAACTGCTCTTGTAGATAATGCTGGGCAAATAAGTTATATAATTGGGACTGGCCTAGACATCACAGAACGCAGAGAAGCAGAAATCGCTCTACAACAGAGCGAAGAAAGATTTCGCATGATGGTTGAAGGTAGTGAGCAAGTCTTTTTTTATATTCACGATCGCCAGCATATATTGGAGTATCTTTCCCCTTCTGTGCAAACAGTATTAGGATATGCTCCCGAAGAATTAACGGGTAGGAATTGCGAATACTTCTTAATTGATGATGCAGCGATCGCACAAGCAATTGAATTGACAGATCATGCTTTACTCACAGGAGAGCGTAACCAACCATATGTAGTGGTTGCACGCCATAAAGATGGACATTCTCTGTTTCTAGAAATTGTAGAAACACCAATTATCATGGATGGAAATGCACTAGGAATGCAAGGATTTGCTCGCGACATTACTGAGCGCCGACAAGCAGAAATGCAATTACGCGCAGCCATAGAAAGAGAGCGATTAATTGCGGCGATCGCCCTCAGAATCTTATGGAGCCTCAATCTAGAAGAAATTTTGCATACTACAGTCACCGAAGTCCGTCAGTTTCTCCAAGCTGATAGAGTATTTATTAGTAATTTTAATGATATTCTGCCCGATAAGATTTTTGCCGAATCCATATCTTCAGAGTGGGAATCGATTTTAGATTTATTTTTAACAGATAGTGATTATATTCAAGAAATTAAAAATTTATATTCACAAGGGAATTTACAAAAAATCGATGATATTAGCCAAGTCAAAGTTTCTACCCAACGTGCTTATTACTTTGCTAAATATCAGGTAAAAGCTTGTTTAGCAGTACCAATTATGGTAGGTGATGAGTTTTTCGGCACATTAGTTGTGCATCAGTGTTCGAGAGTTCGTCATTGGCAACAAGTAGAAATTGACTTGCTACAACAGTTAGCAACACAGGTAGCAATTGCTATGCAACAAGCACAACTCTTTCAACAAATCCAAGCTCTCAATCTCAGTTTAGAGCGCAAAGTAGAAGCCAGAACTGCTCAATTGCAGCAAAAAATGATGGAATTACAAGATTTATATAAACAGCAAGATGAATTTTTACACGCTGTTTCTCATGATTTGCGTACTCCCATTACAGGAACTCTCATGCTCTTAAAACATTGGCAGCAATCATCTGTAGAGAATATTTCTATATCTCATAATATTTTAGAGCGGATGATTGAAAGTGGTGAGCGCCAATTACAATTGATTAACTCATTGTTGGAAACTCATTTAAGCGAAATTAAAGGTATTTCACTACATTCTGAGCCTGTAAAAATTAATGATTTAGTGCAATCTATAACTGAAGATTTAGAAGCATTATTAGTAAAAAATCAAGCAACCGTTCAGAATTTATTCTCAGATGATTTACCGCTTGTGAAAGCAGATCCTTTGCAATTAAGGCGTGTCTTTGAAAACTTAATCAGTAATGCACTAAATCACAATCCTCCTGGTTTGCAAATTACTCTGCAAGCTAGCCTAGAAGGGGAAATGATTCGTTGTTTAGTGCAGGATAACGGTGTAGGGATGAGTGAAGAACAATGCTCAGAAATATTTGAACGCTATTCTAGAGGCGATCGCCTCCGAGGAGGCGTAGTCCATCGCGCTCGTTCTACAGGTATTGGTTTAGGACTATACCTCTGTCGCCAAATTATCACTGCACATGGTGGACAAATTGGAGTTCAGAGTAGTCTAGGTAAAGGCGCAACTTTCTGGTTTACCTTACCAGTCAGTGGGAATATGAATTTGTCAAGTCATCACCAATTAGGGTAA
- a CDS encoding RNA-binding S4 domain-containing protein — protein MIKLDQFLKLLGVAPTGGQAKLMIINGDVKVNGIVETRRGRKLVLSDQVTVAGKTFEVADFVKLP, from the coding sequence ATGATTAAGCTTGACCAGTTTTTAAAATTATTAGGTGTAGCCCCAACTGGAGGACAAGCTAAACTGATGATTATCAATGGTGATGTCAAAGTCAATGGTATAGTGGAAACTCGACGAGGACGAAAATTGGTCTTGAGTGATCAAGTAACAGTAGCAGGGAAAACTTTCGAGGTTGCTGATTTCGTAAAATTACCCTAA